The following is a genomic window from Litorimonas taeanensis.
CGATCATTATTCTAAGACGCCTCAGGCTGTTGCGGATGAAGTGATTTCTAAGCAGGGCGGCGCGTAAGCTGCTTAAGTATTAAGTTTAACGGTTTTTGACCTCCTAAAAGAAGAACGGAGCTAAAAATGGCAAAAGAGAAATTTGAGCGTAATAAGCCTCATGCCAATATTGGTACGATTGGTCACGTTGACCATGGTAAGACGACGCTAACGGCCGC
Proteins encoded in this region:
- a CDS encoding GTP-binding protein, with the protein product MAKEKFERNKPHANIGTIGHVDHGKTTLTAA